One genomic segment of Drosophila melanogaster chromosome 3L includes these proteins:
- the CG34244 gene encoding uncharacterized protein, isoform B: MKLLSLFLLAYIAYTAAKVVPASNSNSLSIDQHGKRVYADVTEDNCDYSCPEKDPSVCATNGQCILKFESRCAMSAYNCRNPQKMFKPVEDHRCTQDWQPLCMESDLREFGL, from the exons ATGAAGCTCCTGTCTTTATTCCTTCTGG CTTACATCGCTTATACTGCCGCTAAAGTGGTTCCCGCTTCAAACAGCAATAGCCTGAGCATTGACCAGCACGGCAAAAGGGTTTATGCGGATGTGACCGAGGATAATTGCGACTATTCTTGTCCCGAAAAGGATCCTTCGGTCTGTGCCACCAATGGACAATGCATTCTGAAGTTTGAGAGCCGCTGTGCCATGTCAGCCTACAACTGCCGTAATCCCCAGAAAATGTTTAAACCCGTGGAAGACCATCGTTGCACGCAGGACTGGCAGCCTCTTTGCATGGAGTCAGATCTCAGGGAGTTCGGCTTGTGA
- the CG7906 gene encoding uncharacterized protein, isoform B codes for MKTILVLAILSLAQAAELTQTTEAATTATTGKPQQTELPIHIQNLITSHINHVLQHIKNKPQVSNTLSGPVDWHGSGSGSEGGAPVVKPHPDLLPPLAHSGDVLAPPLADVPAAAPALQSGIQSVQAGNPPVKVTHHQATGTLIHHGRPVVQNKVVMPPVEHVVLSLPGQEPINVAEKLQKLQQHVTKVMQQAEKHIPLAVNQAIKQKKEQEAQREKEQLQKDKEINKVDDKEKEVKEDQEDPEPSETTPQPSSSKAGRSLVIPDKVSNIVNQVHAHIPQLIAQHREEMKLGKCNFQCPKASLSICASNGKCVVNFPGQCELSQWNCFNTKNGNVFHQVHDAECQNTITCYKRDMM; via the exons ATGAAGACTATTTTGGTTTTAG CCATCCTGTCGCTGGCGCAAGCCGCCGAGTTGACTCAGACTACGGAAGCCGCAACTACAGCCACAACGGGGAAACCACAGCAAACGGAGCTCCCCATTCACATCCAGAACCTGATAACCAGCCACATCAATCATGTACTCCAGCACATAAAGAACAAACCTCAGGTTTCGAACACATTGAGTGGACCTGTGGATTGGCatgggagtgggagtgggagtgaGGGCGGTGCGCCAGTGGTCAAGCCCCATCCAGATCTCCTTCCACCATTGGCACACTCTGGTGATGTCCTTGCCCCTCCCCTTGCCGACGTCCCAGCGGCTGCACCTGCGTTGCAATCTGGCATACAGTCGGTGCAAGCTGGCAATCCACCGGTGAAGGTGACCCATCACCAGGCCACCGGTACTCTGATCCACCACGGAAGGCCGGTGGTGCAGAATAAGGTGGTGATGCCGCCCGTGGAGCATGTGGTGCTCTCGCTTCCTGGTCAAGAACCCATTAATGTGGCCGAAAAGCTGCAAAAACTTCAACAGCATGTGACCAAGGTGATGCAGCAGGCCGAGAAACACATTCCATTAGCAGTGAACCAGGCCATTAAACAAAAGAAAGAACAGGAAGCTCAAAGAGAAAAGGAGCAGCTCCAGAAGGATAAAGAAATCAACAAGGTTGATGACAAAGAAAAGGAAGTAAAAGAAGATCAGGAGGATCCTGAACCATCCGAAACAACACCCCAACCAAGTTCATCGAAGGCTGGTCGCTCGCTGGTTATTCCCGATAAAGTGTCCAATATAGTCAACCAAGTTCACGCCCACATTCCCCAACTGATTGCCCAGCATCGTGAGGAAATGAAATtgggaaaatgcaattttcagtGTCCCAAAGCATCACTGTCCATTTGTGCCAGCAACGGCAAATGTGTGGTCAATTTTCCAGGCCAATGTGAGCTGAGTCAGTGGAACTGCTTCAACACCAAGAATGGTAATG TTTTCCACCAAGTGCACGATGCCGAATGCCAAAATACCATTACTTGCTATAAAAGGGATATGATGTAA
- the CG7906 gene encoding uncharacterized protein, isoform A encodes MKTILVLAILSLAQAAELTQTTEAATTATTGKPQQTELPIHIQNLITSHINHVLQHIKNKPQVSNTLSGPVDWHGSGSGSEGGAPVVKPHPDLLPPLAHSGDVLAPPLADVPAAAPALQSGIQSVQAGNPPVKVTHHQATGTLIHHGRPVVQNKVVMPPVEHVVLSLPGQEPINVAEKLQKLQQHVTKVMQQAEKHIPLAVNQAIKQKKEQEAQREKEQLQKDKEINKVDDKEKEVKEDQEDPEPSETTPQPSSSKAGRSLVIPDKVSNIVNQVHAHIPQLIAQHREEMKLGKCNFQCPKASLSICASNGKCVVNFPGQCELSQWNCFNTKNVFHQVHDAECQNTITCYKRDMM; translated from the exons ATGAAGACTATTTTGGTTTTAG CCATCCTGTCGCTGGCGCAAGCCGCCGAGTTGACTCAGACTACGGAAGCCGCAACTACAGCCACAACGGGGAAACCACAGCAAACGGAGCTCCCCATTCACATCCAGAACCTGATAACCAGCCACATCAATCATGTACTCCAGCACATAAAGAACAAACCTCAGGTTTCGAACACATTGAGTGGACCTGTGGATTGGCatgggagtgggagtgggagtgaGGGCGGTGCGCCAGTGGTCAAGCCCCATCCAGATCTCCTTCCACCATTGGCACACTCTGGTGATGTCCTTGCCCCTCCCCTTGCCGACGTCCCAGCGGCTGCACCTGCGTTGCAATCTGGCATACAGTCGGTGCAAGCTGGCAATCCACCGGTGAAGGTGACCCATCACCAGGCCACCGGTACTCTGATCCACCACGGAAGGCCGGTGGTGCAGAATAAGGTGGTGATGCCGCCCGTGGAGCATGTGGTGCTCTCGCTTCCTGGTCAAGAACCCATTAATGTGGCCGAAAAGCTGCAAAAACTTCAACAGCATGTGACCAAGGTGATGCAGCAGGCCGAGAAACACATTCCATTAGCAGTGAACCAGGCCATTAAACAAAAGAAAGAACAGGAAGCTCAAAGAGAAAAGGAGCAGCTCCAGAAGGATAAAGAAATCAACAAGGTTGATGACAAAGAAAAGGAAGTAAAAGAAGATCAGGAGGATCCTGAACCATCCGAAACAACACCCCAACCAAGTTCATCGAAGGCTGGTCGCTCGCTGGTTATTCCCGATAAAGTGTCCAATATAGTCAACCAAGTTCACGCCCACATTCCCCAACTGATTGCCCAGCATCGTGAGGAAATGAAATtgggaaaatgcaattttcagtGTCCCAAAGCATCACTGTCCATTTGTGCCAGCAACGGCAAATGTGTGGTCAATTTTCCAGGCCAATGTGAGCTGAGTCAGTGGAACTGCTTCAACACCAAGAATG TTTTCCACCAAGTGCACGATGCCGAATGCCAAAATACCATTACTTGCTATAAAAGGGATATGATGTAA